Proteins from a genomic interval of Silvimonas iriomotensis:
- a CDS encoding winged helix-turn-helix domain-containing protein, translating into MHTLSLTAARTLHLNAQGLLTPPRRKAVKADVLTAISRMAQLQIDTISVVARSPYLVLFSRLGAYDQAWLEQLLAERRLFEYWSHEACFLPIEDYGLMRHRMLDPSGMGWKYAANWHQQYQSEIDALIGQIRASGPVRSADFAREQGSSNGWWDWKPEKRHLEVLFTTGELMVSERRNFHRVYDLTERVLPDWNDARDLPDLATVQRELIRRSCQALGVVRADWVADYYRLRKVSWLAELAALEADGEIVPVTVPGFKQATWVHRDQAGLIEAANAGEVASSVTTLLSPFDPVVWDRKRATALFGFDYTLECYTPAPKRKYGYFCLPILSRGKLVGRLDAKAHRARGVFEIKSLYLEDGVRLSARLAGDIGRAIQRCADWHATPQVTWGKVPAAFMAQSDD; encoded by the coding sequence GTGCACACGCTCTCGCTGACCGCCGCCCGTACCCTGCATCTGAACGCCCAGGGCCTGCTCACGCCGCCACGGCGCAAAGCCGTCAAAGCCGATGTCCTGACCGCCATCAGCCGCATGGCGCAATTGCAGATCGACACCATCAGCGTGGTGGCCCGCAGCCCGTATCTGGTGCTGTTCAGCCGCCTGGGTGCCTACGATCAGGCCTGGCTGGAGCAACTGCTGGCGGAGCGGCGCCTGTTTGAATACTGGTCGCATGAGGCGTGTTTTTTGCCGATTGAAGATTACGGCCTGATGCGACACCGCATGCTTGATCCGTCTGGCATGGGCTGGAAATACGCGGCCAACTGGCACCAGCAATACCAGTCCGAGATCGACGCACTGATCGGCCAGATCCGCGCCAGCGGCCCGGTGCGTTCGGCCGACTTTGCCCGCGAACAAGGCAGCAGCAACGGCTGGTGGGACTGGAAGCCCGAAAAACGCCATCTGGAAGTCTTGTTCACCACGGGCGAGTTGATGGTGAGCGAGCGCCGCAACTTCCACCGGGTCTATGACCTGACCGAACGCGTCTTGCCGGACTGGAACGACGCGCGTGACCTGCCTGATCTGGCCACGGTCCAGCGGGAACTGATTCGTCGCTCTTGCCAGGCGCTGGGCGTGGTGCGGGCTGATTGGGTGGCGGATTACTACCGGCTGCGCAAGGTGTCCTGGCTGGCAGAACTGGCGGCGCTGGAAGCGGACGGCGAAATCGTGCCGGTGACGGTGCCCGGTTTTAAACAGGCCACCTGGGTGCATCGTGATCAGGCCGGACTGATTGAGGCGGCCAACGCCGGCGAGGTGGCCTCCAGCGTGACCACGCTGCTGTCGCCGTTCGATCCGGTGGTGTGGGACCGCAAACGCGCTACTGCCTTGTTCGGGTTTGATTACACGCTGGAATGCTATACGCCCGCGCCCAAGCGCAAGTACGGCTATTTCTGCCTGCCGATCCTGAGTCGTGGCAAGCTGGTGGGGCGGCTGGATGCCAAGGCGCACCGCGCCAGGGGCGTATTCGAAATCAAAAGCCTGTATCTGGAAGACGGCGTGCGGCTCAGTGCCCGGCTGGCGGGCGATATTGGCCGTGCCATTCAGCGCTGCGCCGACTGGCACGCAACGCCGCAAGTCACCTGGGGCAAGGTGCCGGCGGCGTTCATGGCGCAATCAGACGATTGA
- a CDS encoding S46 family peptidase: MRKLLVLSSFLIPSLGLAAEGMWTLDRLPTQAIAQQYGFTPDAAWTDKVMHASVRIAGGCSASFVSPTGLVLSNHHCALSCVEQLSSIKKDFVKDGFLAATPAQEVRCPEIELNRLDRITDVTKEVKTATAGLSGGAFRDAQNAVKARLTAACAGDAKATTRCEVVDLYHGGRYDLYQYHRYQDVRLVFVPEKSLGFFGGDPDNFNFPRYAIDMSLLRAYENGKPAVVKDYFPFNPAGAQEGELTFVTGNPGRTQRLLTVAQLETQRDTVIEHQLLSLAQLRGILTQYSAESPEKARVAATDLFGIENSFKARLGQLQALQDPVLMAQKRQEEADLRAFVAKDPTLASKAGGAWDAIAKAQTVYREIEPDYLMKEVGLGFNSQYFRIARNLVRGADERALPDQQRMPEFNEAALPQLEQRLFSSAPLYPDFERVKLTASLTRLREILGTDDPFVKQVLGKQSPADLARQLTEGTQLADVARRKALWDGGKAAIAASDDPMIKLARLVDPAARAVRLKYENDVDAVEQKNAELIAQARFAQLGDKVYPDATFTMRLSYGEVRGWSERGQPVPPFTHFAGLYDRATGAEPFALPQSWITAKPKLDPQQRMNFVTTNDIIGGNSGSPVINRQGQIVGLVFDGNIHSLGGAFYYDPVSNRTVAVHSGAILQALKYVYGADQLVQELTVPATH, encoded by the coding sequence TTGCGCAAATTACTGGTTTTGAGCAGTTTCCTGATACCCAGCCTGGGGCTGGCCGCTGAAGGGATGTGGACGCTGGATCGTTTGCCGACCCAGGCCATTGCCCAGCAATACGGTTTCACGCCGGACGCTGCCTGGACTGACAAGGTCATGCATGCGTCGGTGCGGATTGCCGGCGGCTGTTCGGCCTCTTTTGTCTCCCCCACCGGGCTGGTGCTGAGCAACCACCACTGCGCCTTGTCTTGCGTTGAGCAGTTATCCAGCATCAAGAAAGACTTCGTGAAAGACGGTTTTCTGGCCGCCACACCGGCCCAGGAAGTGCGCTGTCCGGAGATTGAACTGAACCGGCTGGATCGCATTACGGATGTGACCAAAGAAGTCAAAACCGCAACCGCCGGCTTGTCGGGCGGTGCATTCCGCGACGCCCAGAATGCCGTGAAGGCCCGGCTGACCGCCGCTTGCGCGGGCGATGCCAAAGCCACTACCCGCTGTGAAGTGGTAGACCTCTATCACGGCGGTCGTTACGACCTTTACCAATATCACCGCTACCAGGACGTGCGCCTGGTGTTCGTGCCGGAAAAATCGCTGGGCTTCTTCGGCGGCGATCCGGACAACTTCAATTTCCCGCGCTACGCCATTGATATGTCGTTGCTGCGCGCTTATGAAAACGGCAAACCGGCTGTGGTGAAGGATTACTTCCCGTTCAACCCGGCCGGCGCGCAAGAAGGCGAGCTGACCTTTGTGACCGGCAACCCCGGCCGCACGCAGCGTTTGCTCACGGTGGCGCAGCTGGAAACCCAGCGTGATACCGTCATTGAGCACCAGTTGCTCAGCCTGGCGCAGCTGCGCGGCATCCTGACGCAATACAGCGCCGAGAGCCCGGAAAAAGCCCGCGTAGCGGCGACTGACCTGTTTGGCATTGAAAATTCCTTCAAGGCCCGGCTGGGCCAGTTGCAGGCGCTGCAAGACCCGGTCCTGATGGCGCAAAAACGCCAGGAAGAAGCCGATCTGCGCGCCTTTGTCGCCAAAGACCCGACGCTGGCCAGCAAGGCCGGCGGCGCGTGGGATGCCATCGCCAAAGCCCAGACCGTGTACCGCGAGATCGAACCGGATTACCTGATGAAGGAAGTCGGCCTCGGCTTTAACAGCCAGTATTTCCGGATCGCCCGCAACCTGGTCCGCGGCGCGGATGAGCGCGCACTGCCCGATCAACAGCGCATGCCGGAGTTCAACGAAGCCGCCCTGCCGCAACTGGAACAACGCTTGTTCTCCAGCGCGCCGCTGTATCCGGATTTCGAACGCGTCAAACTCACCGCGTCGCTGACCCGGCTGCGCGAGATCCTGGGCACGGATGATCCGTTTGTAAAACAGGTGCTGGGCAAGCAATCGCCGGCTGATCTGGCCCGCCAGTTGACCGAAGGCACGCAACTGGCCGATGTCGCCCGCCGCAAGGCCCTGTGGGACGGTGGCAAGGCCGCCATTGCCGCGTCGGATGACCCGATGATCAAACTGGCCCGGCTGGTTGATCCGGCCGCGCGCGCAGTGCGGCTGAAGTATGAGAACGACGTGGACGCGGTCGAGCAAAAGAATGCCGAACTGATCGCCCAGGCCCGCTTTGCCCAGTTGGGCGACAAGGTTTACCCGGACGCCACCTTCACCATGCGCTTGTCTTATGGCGAGGTGCGTGGCTGGTCTGAGCGCGGCCAGCCGGTGCCGCCGTTCACCCACTTTGCCGGCCTGTATGACCGCGCCACCGGGGCCGAGCCTTTTGCCCTGCCACAGAGCTGGATCACGGCAAAACCGAAACTGGACCCGCAGCAACGCATGAACTTTGTCACCACCAACGACATCATTGGCGGCAACTCCGGCAGCCCGGTGATCAACCGCCAGGGGCAGATTGTGGGCCTGGTGTTTGATGGCAATATCCACAGCCTGGGTGGCGCGTTCTACTATGACCCGGTAAGCAACCGTACCGTGGCGGTGCACAGCGGCGCCATCCTGCAGGCGCTCAAGTATGTGTACGGCGCCGATCAACTGGTGCAGGAGCTGACCGTGCCGGCCACGCATTAA
- a CDS encoding penicillin-binding protein 1A, whose product MNASNSSRPGRPWLRIFALVAGLLLGLTVALGCAAGWWLWQVWQGLPSIKELAVYQPAQPLRIYADDGKTLLAEYGEERRDVLPLSAIPKRMQLALLAIEDARYYEHGAVDFGGMARAALANITTGRHGQGASTISMQVARNFYLTREKTFTRKITEMLLAFKLEQEYGKDRLLELYMNQVYLGERAYGFAAAANIYFGKPVSEITLAQAAMLAGLPKAPSANNPVNNPERARQRQQYILKRMLELGYISDAEYQAALAEPLQLAPDHTAIREAAWPVEAVRQWAVARYGEQAYALGLDITTTINLPAQKHADAVVRAHLLNLQAASGFRGAVKTVALSHDGPDAKTIRSLLAATPDSADDVLAVLITGRQGDVFNAVQRDGTPLELVSDKSAAAGKLGRGAIVYARDMGKARWQLISLPQMEASLVSLDSQTGDIEALVGGFDFDRNKYDRALQAYRQPGSAFKPFIYGAAIEKGFFPGTLVDDTQRQLGRTETGAQPWRPKNYGDNYEGFITVRRGLARSKNLVAVGLMQAAGAPYAQQYAMQFGFNAARNPPSLPLALGSGSVTATQMAAGYAVFANGGTLYSPRLIKSVRDRKGKVLIAEPARPKGRRVVSERNAWMVDSLLRSVVHEGTGRGAMVLGRDDLAGKTGTSNDARDAWFAGYGGDLVTVVWMGYDQPRSLGRRTGGTLSLPVWVDYMKTALADRPQRERPVPDGVAQTMQDYVYTEYTQGACVDDAHGFIRSAVKCARVVVTDTSSAAAQEGHEQSERDAIIQMFSNDD is encoded by the coding sequence ATGAATGCTTCCAATTCGTCCCGGCCAGGCCGCCCCTGGTTGCGCATCTTTGCGCTGGTTGCGGGGCTGTTGCTGGGCCTGACGGTGGCGCTGGGTTGCGCCGCGGGCTGGTGGCTCTGGCAAGTCTGGCAAGGCTTGCCCTCAATCAAGGAACTGGCTGTTTACCAGCCGGCCCAACCGCTGCGCATCTATGCCGATGATGGCAAGACCTTGCTGGCCGAATATGGCGAAGAACGGCGCGACGTGCTGCCCTTGTCGGCTATCCCCAAGCGCATGCAACTGGCGCTGCTGGCCATTGAAGACGCGCGCTATTACGAACATGGCGCGGTTGATTTCGGCGGTATGGCGCGGGCTGCGCTGGCCAATATCACGACCGGGCGCCATGGTCAGGGTGCCAGCACGATCTCGATGCAGGTGGCGCGCAATTTTTATCTGACGCGCGAAAAAACCTTCACCCGCAAGATCACCGAGATGCTGCTGGCTTTCAAACTGGAGCAGGAATACGGCAAGGATCGGCTGCTTGAGTTGTACATGAACCAGGTTTACCTGGGTGAGCGGGCCTATGGCTTTGCCGCAGCGGCCAATATCTATTTTGGCAAACCGGTCAGCGAGATCACGCTGGCGCAGGCGGCCATGCTGGCGGGCCTGCCCAAGGCGCCGTCTGCCAACAACCCGGTCAACAACCCGGAGCGCGCCCGGCAGCGTCAGCAATATATTCTCAAGCGCATGCTGGAGCTGGGTTATATCAGCGATGCCGAGTACCAGGCGGCGCTGGCCGAACCGCTGCAACTGGCGCCGGATCACACCGCCATCCGTGAGGCCGCCTGGCCAGTAGAAGCCGTGCGGCAATGGGCCGTGGCGCGTTATGGCGAACAGGCCTATGCGCTGGGGCTGGATATCACGACCACGATCAATCTGCCCGCGCAAAAACATGCCGATGCCGTGGTGCGGGCGCATTTGCTGAATCTGCAGGCGGCGAGCGGTTTTCGTGGCGCGGTCAAAACGGTTGCGCTCTCGCACGATGGCCCGGATGCCAAAACCATCCGCAGCTTGCTGGCCGCCACGCCGGATAGCGCCGATGATGTGCTGGCGGTGCTGATCACCGGGCGGCAAGGCGACGTATTCAATGCGGTGCAGCGCGACGGTACGCCGCTGGAACTGGTCTCTGATAAAAGCGCGGCCGCCGGCAAGCTGGGGCGCGGGGCCATTGTTTATGCGCGGGACATGGGCAAGGCGCGCTGGCAATTGATTTCGTTGCCGCAAATGGAAGCGTCGCTGGTCTCGCTGGATAGCCAGACCGGGGATATCGAGGCGCTGGTCGGGGGCTTTGATTTTGACCGCAACAAATATGATCGCGCCTTGCAGGCTTATCGCCAGCCTGGTTCGGCCTTCAAGCCGTTTATCTATGGTGCGGCCATTGAAAAGGGGTTTTTCCCCGGTACGCTGGTTGATGATACCCAGCGCCAGTTGGGGCGCACAGAAACCGGTGCGCAGCCGTGGCGGCCCAAAAACTATGGCGATAACTATGAAGGATTCATCACCGTGCGCCGCGGCCTGGCACGCTCCAAAAACCTGGTGGCGGTGGGGCTGATGCAAGCTGCCGGGGCGCCTTATGCCCAGCAGTACGCCATGCAGTTTGGCTTTAACGCCGCCCGCAACCCGCCCTCGCTACCGCTGGCGCTGGGTTCGGGCTCGGTGACGGCGACGCAGATGGCCGCGGGATATGCGGTGTTTGCCAATGGCGGCACCTTGTACTCGCCCCGCTTGATCAAGTCGGTGCGTGATCGCAAAGGCAAGGTGCTGATTGCAGAACCGGCCCGCCCCAAAGGCCGGCGGGTGGTCTCTGAACGCAACGCCTGGATGGTGGACAGCCTGTTGCGTTCGGTCGTGCATGAAGGGACCGGGCGCGGGGCGATGGTGCTGGGGCGGGATGATCTGGCCGGCAAGACGGGGACATCCAACGATGCGCGTGATGCCTGGTTTGCCGGTTATGGCGGCGACCTTGTGACCGTGGTGTGGATGGGCTACGACCAGCCGCGCAGTCTGGGCCGGCGCACGGGCGGTACGCTGTCTTTGCCGGTCTGGGTGGATTACATGAAAACTGCCCTGGCTGATCGCCCGCAGCGGGAACGCCCGGTGCCCGATGGTGTGGCGCAGACAATGCAAGACTATGTGTATACCGAATACACGCAGGGCGCTTGCGTGGATGACGCGCACGGCTTTATCCGCAGTGCGGTAAAGTGCGCTCGCGTGGTGGTGACGGATACGTCGTCCGCCGCAGCGCAAGAAGGGCACGAGCAATCGGAACGTGACGCCATCATCCAGATGTTCTCCAATGACGACTGA
- a CDS encoding trimeric intracellular cation channel family protein — MTTEAMLLHYIYLVAIVAEAMSGAIMGMRRGMDLFGLCLVGTVTALGGGSIRDMLLGHYPLGWVAHPLYLAFTITAALVTAMLARHVHRLRILFLLVDGLGLVAFSILGCDIALGVGVHPAVAVVFGMITGIFGGVLRDILCNEIPLVLRREMYASVSLVTGAIYVGLHKLGTDPGEALLMALGTGCVFRALAIRFKWELPGFSGTGIRGFE; from the coding sequence ATGACGACTGAGGCCATGCTGCTGCATTACATCTACCTGGTTGCGATTGTGGCAGAGGCCATGTCCGGCGCCATCATGGGCATGCGGCGCGGTATGGATCTGTTCGGGCTGTGCCTCGTTGGCACGGTCACCGCGCTGGGCGGCGGCTCGATCCGCGACATGCTGCTGGGACACTATCCGCTGGGCTGGGTGGCGCACCCGCTGTACCTGGCGTTTACCATCACTGCCGCCCTCGTCACCGCCATGCTGGCGCGGCATGTGCACCGCTTGCGCATCCTGTTCTTGCTGGTAGATGGGCTGGGGCTGGTGGCGTTTTCCATTCTGGGTTGCGATATCGCGCTGGGGGTGGGCGTACACCCGGCGGTGGCGGTGGTGTTCGGCATGATCACCGGCATTTTTGGTGGCGTGCTGCGCGACATTCTGTGCAATGAAATCCCGCTGGTGCTGCGGCGCGAGATGTATGCCAGCGTCTCGCTGGTCACGGGCGCCATTTATGTCGGCCTGCATAAGCTGGGCACCGATCCGGGCGAGGCCCTGTTGATGGCGCTGGGCACCGGTTGTGTCTTTCGCGCGCTGGCGATCCGCTTCAAGTGGGAACTGCCGGGGTTCTCGGGCACCGGTATTCGCGGGTTTGAATAA
- a CDS encoding VTT domain-containing protein, with protein sequence MDLHLLLGLTQHYALPLTFLVTLVSRAGLPLPASPLLVMVGALSVASGEFALALLLAATLGGAIGDMVWFIAGRRLGRRVLGVICKVSLSADVCVRQSETLFVKWGGISLFAAKFVPGISAVAPPLAGALGWSWFSFLKWNIAASLFWSVVFLGLGALFSDELDLVLTVLAQLGEGAVWSLAALVVIYLIGRVIRRRRAAEQSDNMPRISVAQLRADLAAGRDPVIIDVRSAEGRLLDPRTLPGAYTIALKEIGTAASILLPDRDIVVYCSCPNDVTAVAAARQLRGMGWTRTLPLAGGLEAWFEAELPELLHPATPATT encoded by the coding sequence ATGGATTTGCATCTCTTGCTGGGCCTGACCCAGCACTACGCTTTACCGCTGACGTTTCTGGTGACGCTGGTCTCCCGCGCCGGCCTGCCGCTGCCCGCTTCACCCTTGCTGGTGATGGTGGGGGCGTTGTCGGTCGCCTCGGGCGAGTTTGCGCTGGCGCTGCTGCTGGCCGCCACGCTGGGTGGTGCGATCGGCGATATGGTCTGGTTCATCGCTGGCCGCCGGCTGGGCCGGCGCGTGCTGGGCGTCATCTGTAAAGTCTCGCTCTCGGCTGACGTCTGTGTGCGCCAGAGCGAAACCCTGTTCGTCAAATGGGGCGGGATCTCTTTGTTTGCCGCCAAGTTTGTGCCCGGTATCTCTGCCGTGGCGCCACCGCTGGCCGGTGCGCTGGGCTGGTCCTGGTTTTCGTTCCTGAAATGGAATATCGCGGCTTCGCTGTTCTGGTCGGTGGTGTTCCTGGGGCTGGGCGCGCTGTTCAGTGATGAACTTGATCTGGTGCTGACCGTACTGGCGCAACTGGGCGAGGGCGCCGTGTGGTCGCTGGCGGCGCTGGTGGTGATTTATCTGATTGGCCGGGTGATCCGCCGCCGTCGCGCTGCCGAGCAATCAGACAACATGCCGCGGATTTCCGTGGCCCAGCTGCGTGCTGATCTGGCCGCCGGGCGTGATCCGGTGATCATTGACGTGCGCTCGGCCGAAGGGCGGCTGCTGGACCCGCGCACCTTGCCCGGTGCCTACACGATCGCACTCAAGGAGATCGGCACGGCGGCGTCGATCTTGCTGCCAGACCGGGATATCGTGGTCTATTGCAGTTGCCCGAACGACGTGACCGCCGTAGCGGCGGCCCGCCAGTTGCGTGGCATGGGCTGGACCCGTACCTTGCCGCTGGCAGGCGGTCTGGAAGCCTGGTTTGAGGCAGAACTGCCCGAACTCTTGCACCCCGCCACGCCCGCCACCACGTGA
- a CDS encoding aminotransferase-like domain-containing protein, whose translation MDQFPLYRQLASHYRQAIEAGTLRAGERMPSVRTLMERHDVSLSTALQTCRYLESQGIVEARPRSGYFICHKPRNALARVPEPRIVLPDTAQYAGINEKVSAILVKAMSANVQTNLGVACGAPELYPNEPLRQAAVRALRQHPEIYGRAVPRNGHAGLRSVLAKRAMHASMNLTADDIVVTHGCTEALNLAIRAVAQPGDIIAVESPTFYGVLQILESLGMRALEIPTSPETGISLEALELAAQTYPNIKALVVVPHLQNPLGAIMPESHKDRLVTWCEANHIALIEDDTYALLTDDDTPLPALKSRDYTGNVIHCASLHKTVAPGMRVGWMSAGKWRGRVEMLKYAHSRPNEALSQVVAASFLGSGAFDRHLRRLRTHLFTQRQQVAQAIAGYFPAGTRLTVPAGGFGLWVELPDRRDSQAVFETALEQGIRVAPGVLFSNSSRFASFLRISCGTPYNSELDQAVRKLARIVETAPAVATHSIV comes from the coding sequence ATGGACCAATTTCCGCTCTATCGCCAGCTTGCCAGTCACTACCGTCAGGCCATTGAGGCCGGCACCTTGCGTGCGGGGGAAAGAATGCCCTCGGTACGCACCTTGATGGAGCGCCACGACGTCAGCCTGTCTACGGCGTTGCAGACCTGCCGCTATCTGGAAAGCCAGGGCATTGTGGAAGCGCGCCCGCGCTCGGGCTACTTTATCTGTCACAAGCCGCGCAATGCGCTGGCCCGCGTGCCAGAGCCGCGTATTGTCCTGCCCGATACCGCGCAATACGCCGGGATCAACGAGAAAGTCTCTGCCATTCTGGTCAAGGCCATGAGCGCCAATGTGCAAACCAATCTGGGGGTCGCCTGCGGTGCGCCAGAGTTGTACCCGAATGAACCCTTGCGCCAGGCCGCGGTGCGCGCGTTGCGCCAGCATCCGGAAATCTACGGCCGGGCCGTACCGCGCAATGGCCATGCCGGTTTGCGCAGCGTTCTGGCCAAGCGCGCCATGCATGCCTCCATGAACCTGACCGCAGACGATATCGTGGTCACCCACGGCTGCACCGAGGCGCTGAATCTGGCTATCCGCGCGGTAGCACAGCCGGGCGATATCATCGCCGTGGAATCCCCGACCTTTTATGGCGTGCTGCAGATTCTGGAAAGCCTGGGCATGCGTGCGCTGGAAATCCCCACCAGTCCGGAAACCGGTATCTCGCTGGAAGCGCTGGAACTGGCCGCGCAGACCTATCCCAACATCAAGGCGCTGGTGGTGGTGCCGCACCTGCAAAATCCGCTGGGCGCCATCATGCCGGAGAGCCACAAGGACCGGCTGGTCACCTGGTGCGAAGCCAACCACATTGCGCTGATTGAAGACGACACCTATGCCCTGCTGACCGATGACGACACGCCGCTGCCCGCGCTGAAAAGTCGCGATTACACCGGCAACGTGATCCACTGCGCCAGTCTGCACAAAACGGTAGCGCCGGGTATGCGCGTGGGCTGGATGAGCGCCGGCAAATGGCGTGGCCGGGTCGAGATGCTCAAGTACGCCCATTCGCGGCCCAACGAGGCCTTGTCGCAGGTTGTTGCAGCCAGTTTTCTGGGATCAGGCGCGTTTGACCGTCACTTGCGCCGTTTGCGCACCCATCTGTTTACCCAGCGCCAGCAAGTGGCGCAGGCGATTGCCGGTTATTTTCCGGCCGGCACCCGGCTGACCGTGCCGGCAGGTGGCTTTGGCTTGTGGGTGGAACTGCCGGACCGGCGCGACTCGCAAGCGGTGTTTGAAACCGCGCTGGAACAAGGCATACGCGTGGCGCCTGGCGTGTTGTTCTCCAATTCGTCGCGCTTTGCCTCGTTCTTGCGCATCAGTTGTGGCACGCCCTACAACAGCGAACTGGATCAGGCCGTACGCAAGCTGGCGCGCATTGTTGAAACCGCGCCCGCGGTAGCCACACATTCAATCGTCTGA
- a CDS encoding HTH-type transcriptional regulator ArgP, with translation MRLDPKQTEALLTVIETGSFEQAGARLHVTPSAISQRVRALEEEMGAALVIRSRPVRATRTGQRLLQHLRRVMLLEEDLASDLAEQRHAPLSVTIAVNADTLGTWFFPALAELLAHEQVLLDLIVEDQDHTYEVLETGMATGCVSTEPRPMKGCFADPLGIMRYRMIASAAFAERWFPEGLTRAAARTAPVVAYTRKDSLQANFLQDRLGLTPGAYPCHYVPGCDPHYTAIHYGLGYGLVPELLVREALAKGTLVDLAPAHPVDLALFWHAWKVQSPRMEIMSRRIGEAARQLLALR, from the coding sequence GTGAGACTTGATCCCAAGCAGACAGAAGCCCTGTTGACCGTTATTGAGACCGGCAGTTTCGAACAAGCCGGTGCCCGCCTGCATGTCACGCCGTCGGCCATCTCGCAACGCGTGCGGGCGCTGGAAGAAGAAATGGGCGCTGCGCTGGTGATCCGCAGCCGGCCGGTACGTGCCACCCGCACCGGACAGCGGCTGTTGCAGCATCTGCGCCGGGTCATGCTGCTGGAAGAAGACCTGGCCTCTGACCTGGCCGAACAACGCCACGCGCCCTTGTCAGTGACTATTGCAGTCAATGCCGATACGCTGGGGACGTGGTTTTTCCCGGCGCTGGCCGAACTCCTGGCACACGAACAAGTGCTGCTTGATCTGATCGTGGAAGACCAGGATCACACCTATGAAGTGCTGGAAACCGGCATGGCCACCGGCTGCGTCAGTACCGAACCGCGCCCGATGAAGGGGTGCTTTGCCGACCCGCTGGGCATCATGCGTTACCGCATGATCGCCAGCGCCGCCTTTGCCGAACGCTGGTTTCCCGAAGGCCTGACCCGCGCCGCTGCCCGCACCGCGCCGGTGGTGGCCTATACCCGCAAAGACAGCCTGCAGGCCAATTTCCTGCAAGACCGGCTGGGCCTGACGCCGGGTGCCTACCCGTGCCATTACGTGCCCGGGTGCGACCCGCACTACACCGCCATCCATTACGGCCTGGGTTATGGTCTGGTGCCCGAGTTACTGGTGCGCGAGGCCCTGGCCAAGGGCACACTGGTTGATCTGGCCCCGGCGCACCCGGTTGATCTGGCGCTGTTCTGGCACGCCTGGAAAGTGCAATCACCGCGCATGGAAATCATGTCGCGCCGGATTGGCGAAGCGGCGCGGCAATTGCTGGCGCTGCGGTAA